From Humisphaera borealis, the proteins below share one genomic window:
- a CDS encoding sigma-70 family RNA polymerase sigma factor — protein sequence MDEQTRQATRLWTAAQPLVSAFVTSVVRDFSARQDVLQDIAVAVIESFDRYDPSRPFIGWALGIAHNQVRLYFRRTRRDRLVFDDDTVATLATTFEETSPAQVQSLDYLKDCIGKLDRRSRDLCDLRYVQDLKPASIAERTGVASNTVAKALQRVRDQLRECIERKVAREGGVA from the coding sequence GTGGACGAACAAACACGCCAGGCGACACGCCTCTGGACCGCTGCCCAGCCGCTGGTTTCGGCGTTCGTCACGTCCGTCGTTCGTGACTTCTCGGCACGCCAGGACGTGCTGCAGGACATTGCCGTGGCGGTCATCGAATCGTTCGACCGCTACGACCCATCCCGGCCCTTTATCGGATGGGCGTTGGGAATCGCGCACAACCAGGTTCGGCTGTACTTCCGGCGCACGCGCCGCGATCGACTGGTATTCGACGATGACACCGTCGCGACGCTCGCCACGACCTTCGAGGAGACATCCCCGGCGCAGGTTCAGTCGCTGGATTACCTCAAGGACTGCATCGGCAAGCTCGATCGCCGCTCCCGCGACCTGTGCGATCTTCGCTACGTGCAGGATCTGAAACCCGCGTCGATCGCCGAGCGCACCGGCGTCGCGTCCAACACCGTCGCCAAGGCGTTGCAGCGGGTTCGCGATCAGCTGCGGGAGTGCATCGAACGGAAAGTCGCGCGGGAAGGAGGTGTCGCATGA
- a CDS encoding YHYH protein: protein MSLFRKSFALVALLGTGSVALAHPGHPNDPPTSRPSGSADRTWTVSGVARETGSFVMARDGFVQVRRSDDSLVTMRISALTDDDQVWIRQRIGDINAAASKARPTAGETMIDRVTELPAENARSEAFGDAIALARMAAESALPAAQMLMEQLAARGVATGGFEVAAPAELRPEIAKAFDAYVNLKAVKTRWDDRYFYVESNGIPAHQMMVGITAWQQQVPMPQKYTGENAWRIPLHPVPAKEPKSAKGNFLRGAIALAANGIPIFNPLNNRGDDALLFGELDDFGGHCGRADDYHYHIAPVHLQKTVGKGLPIAYALDGYAIYGYEEPDGSPVKPLDAMNGHKDENGSYHYHATKKYPYLNGGFHGEVVERDGQVDPQPRADSVRPALPPMRGAKITDFVQTKPGSYRLTYDVSGKKGTVSYTLADDGSAKFEFVDTAGNTTTETYTPRRRGPGGGGGGPGSGGGPGGGGGDRRPPPGAGDAPQGGNPPGGQGGNRPPRDGQRPPPRDGQRPPEGGDQRPPRDDPPRDNPPRDNSRPPEKAAAAIPPSAGPKLPALTLSSASVNAAGQISIDCTCDGAAVSPAIAWKDVPAGTKSFAVSLWHTAPDQEKSYWVVYNIPPKTTGLAQKSAGVGVVGLNDRRRNEYDPMCSKGPGVKTYHITVFALSAEPKLAADKANRAGLLEAIKDIKLAEATLDYQYERKAAK from the coding sequence ATGTCACTGTTCAGAAAGTCCTTTGCCCTTGTCGCGCTGCTAGGCACGGGCTCGGTTGCCCTGGCGCACCCGGGCCATCCGAATGATCCACCGACGTCCCGTCCGAGCGGCTCGGCCGACAGAACCTGGACCGTTTCGGGGGTTGCCCGAGAGACCGGGTCATTTGTCATGGCCCGCGACGGGTTCGTGCAGGTTCGGCGGAGCGACGACTCACTGGTCACGATGCGCATCTCGGCGCTGACCGATGACGACCAAGTCTGGATCCGTCAGCGCATCGGCGACATCAATGCCGCCGCGAGCAAGGCAAGACCGACCGCGGGCGAAACAATGATCGACAGGGTGACCGAACTTCCGGCAGAGAACGCCCGCTCAGAAGCGTTCGGTGATGCGATCGCGCTGGCCCGGATGGCCGCGGAGTCGGCCTTGCCGGCGGCCCAAATGTTGATGGAGCAGCTCGCTGCGCGGGGAGTTGCGACAGGGGGATTTGAAGTCGCCGCCCCGGCAGAGCTGCGGCCGGAGATAGCAAAGGCATTTGATGCCTACGTGAACCTTAAGGCCGTCAAAACCCGATGGGATGATCGCTACTTCTACGTCGAGTCCAATGGCATTCCCGCTCACCAGATGATGGTCGGCATCACCGCCTGGCAGCAGCAGGTGCCGATGCCCCAGAAATACACCGGCGAAAACGCGTGGCGCATTCCGCTGCACCCAGTACCGGCGAAGGAGCCGAAGTCGGCGAAGGGAAATTTCCTTCGCGGGGCGATCGCGCTGGCTGCCAATGGCATCCCGATCTTCAACCCGTTGAACAATCGCGGCGACGATGCACTGCTGTTCGGCGAGCTCGACGATTTCGGCGGCCACTGCGGCCGGGCCGACGACTACCACTATCACATCGCCCCGGTCCATCTTCAGAAGACCGTCGGCAAGGGCCTGCCGATCGCATATGCGTTGGACGGTTATGCCATCTATGGCTACGAGGAACCCGATGGGTCGCCAGTGAAGCCGCTCGACGCCATGAATGGCCACAAGGACGAAAACGGAAGCTATCATTATCACGCGACAAAGAAGTATCCGTATCTCAACGGGGGATTTCACGGTGAAGTTGTCGAACGGGACGGGCAGGTCGATCCGCAGCCGCGGGCCGATTCCGTCCGCCCGGCGCTCCCTCCCATGCGCGGCGCCAAGATCACCGATTTCGTTCAAACCAAGCCCGGCAGCTATCGGCTGACCTATGACGTCAGTGGGAAGAAGGGGACCGTCAGTTACACACTCGCGGACGACGGGTCGGCGAAGTTTGAGTTTGTCGATACCGCCGGGAACACCACGACCGAGACCTACACGCCGCGCCGGCGTGGACCGGGTGGCGGTGGTGGCGGACCAGGTAGTGGCGGTGGACCGGGTGGCGGCGGTGGAGACCGCCGTCCGCCGCCAGGTGCGGGTGATGCGCCACAGGGCGGGAATCCGCCAGGCGGTCAGGGCGGGAATCGCCCGCCGCGCGACGGCCAGCGGCCCCCACCCCGCGATGGTCAGCGACCGCCCGAAGGTGGCGACCAGCGACCGCCCCGCGATGACCCACCGCGTGACAACCCACCGCGTGATAACTCCCGCCCGCCGGAAAAGGCTGCGGCCGCCATTCCCCCTTCGGCCGGACCGAAGCTACCGGCTCTCACCCTATCAAGTGCATCGGTCAATGCGGCCGGCCAGATCTCCATCGATTGCACCTGCGACGGCGCTGCCGTCTCGCCGGCGATTGCATGGAAGGACGTACCGGCGGGGACGAAGTCATTCGCCGTCAGCCTCTGGCATACCGCGCCTGACCAGGAGAAGTCCTATTGGGTGGTTTACAACATCCCGCCCAAAACCACGGGTCTGGCGCAGAAGTCTGCCGGGGTTGGCGTGGTCGGCCTGAATGATCGCCGTCGCAACGAATACGACCCGATGTGCTCGAAGGGGCCTGGGGTCAAGACCTATCACATCACGGTCTTCGCCTTGTCGGCCGAACCGAAACTTGCAGCGGACAAGGCAAACCGGGCCGGCCTGCTCGAAGCGATCAAGGATATCAAACTGGCCGAAGCAACGCTCGACTACCAGTACGAAAGGAAGGCTGCCAAGTGA
- a CDS encoding sulfatase yields MKTGFQSDRSARVCLLLVAFAIAVFMNLGTAAAASTRPPNVVLILMDDMGWRDVGFVGNKFVETPNIDRLAKTGLVFKQSYSSAPNCAPTRACLMSGQYTPRHGIYTVVDPRQPPGSPWHKLQAADSKADLATETVTVAESLQAGGYATGFFGMWNLGRGRTGPVTPGGQGFQQVVFPENLGFAKDAYFDKNGNYLSDRLTDEVVKFIEQNRERPFFAYFPDHAVHAPFEPKPDLLKKYQQKLVQGSDRRDDPAYAATIEAVDHNVGRLLNTLERLKLSENTVVIFTSDNGGTPQYTAPLKGSKGQLYEGGIRVPLVVTWPGLAKPGTSSDVPVASIDIYPTLLDLAGLKPPAVQVMDGVSLMPVLKGQSTLGRERLYWHFPCYVGRASPSSAVREGDFKLVESFEDGGRRELYNLLTDPNEEHDLSTTQPEKAAAMYRTLQAWQKETHAALPTGANPNYDPKADRPRGGQPNAPQNDNPQKKGREGGPAGPK; encoded by the coding sequence GTGAAGACCGGTTTTCAGTCCGACCGTAGTGCCAGGGTCTGCCTGCTTCTGGTGGCTTTCGCGATCGCGGTGTTCATGAACTTGGGTACCGCTGCCGCCGCCAGCACCCGGCCGCCCAACGTAGTGCTGATCCTGATGGACGACATGGGCTGGCGCGACGTCGGCTTCGTGGGCAACAAGTTCGTCGAAACGCCGAACATCGATCGACTCGCCAAAACCGGCCTGGTGTTCAAGCAGTCGTACTCGAGCGCGCCCAACTGCGCCCCGACCCGGGCATGCCTGATGTCTGGCCAGTACACGCCTCGGCACGGCATCTACACGGTGGTGGACCCCCGCCAGCCACCAGGCTCACCCTGGCACAAGCTGCAGGCCGCCGACAGCAAGGCGGACCTGGCCACGGAGACGGTCACCGTTGCAGAGTCACTTCAGGCCGGCGGCTACGCCACCGGGTTCTTCGGCATGTGGAACCTGGGGCGCGGGCGAACGGGCCCCGTAACGCCAGGCGGGCAGGGATTTCAGCAGGTCGTCTTCCCGGAAAACCTCGGCTTCGCAAAGGACGCCTACTTCGACAAGAACGGAAACTACCTCAGCGATCGGCTGACCGACGAGGTGGTCAAGTTCATCGAGCAGAACCGGGAACGCCCGTTCTTCGCCTACTTCCCCGATCATGCCGTCCATGCGCCCTTTGAACCCAAGCCCGACCTCCTCAAGAAGTATCAACAGAAACTCGTGCAAGGTAGCGACCGTCGTGACGATCCGGCCTATGCGGCCACGATCGAGGCTGTCGACCACAATGTCGGACGACTTCTCAATACGCTCGAACGGCTGAAGCTTTCCGAAAACACCGTCGTCATCTTTACTTCCGACAATGGCGGCACGCCCCAGTACACCGCACCGCTCAAAGGGAGCAAAGGCCAGTTGTATGAAGGGGGCATCCGTGTTCCGCTTGTTGTCACCTGGCCCGGGCTTGCCAAACCCGGCACGTCGAGCGATGTGCCCGTGGCAAGCATCGACATCTACCCCACGCTCCTGGACTTGGCCGGTCTGAAGCCGCCCGCCGTCCAGGTGATGGACGGCGTGAGCCTGATGCCGGTACTTAAGGGTCAATCGACGCTCGGGCGCGAGCGCCTGTACTGGCACTTCCCCTGCTACGTCGGCCGGGCGAGCCCTTCGAGCGCCGTGCGTGAGGGAGACTTCAAGCTCGTCGAATCATTCGAGGACGGCGGGCGGCGGGAGCTCTACAACCTGCTGACCGACCCGAACGAAGAACACGACCTGTCAACCACTCAGCCCGAGAAGGCCGCCGCGATGTACCGCACCCTACAAGCCTGGCAAAAGGAAACCCACGCCGCATTGCCGACGGGCGCAAATCCCAACTACGACCCAAAGGCCGACCGGCCACGCGGCGGGCAACCCAACGCTCCGCAGAACGACAATCCCCAGAAGAAGGGCAGGGAAGGTGGTCCGGCTGGACCGAAGTGA
- a CDS encoding DUF6797 domain-containing protein, whose translation MVASFRAVASGISTLLLICGVTVGQVVLPPARTVQETQEPVFAGFAAQPQEQILEHPRPVANFRLHLEYRLPGPTAALEVRTGPAPALVLPSGDAGAWRVLELQFEHLPDQAASLLAEVDGKIISDIPVIPDSKKPRGKGKGNSEAQIPGGIAGVPARLSIVTRGNAEIRQAWLQPLGDTPHASLIASWNEESLKRGKEVFTSLCATCHGSPTVEGSMPTSRKFHAEPFKNGTDPYRLFQTITSGYGQMVPLPVPPEDRYAAMQYLREEVLKPLNPTQHFAVDAAYLASLPRAMRTLPKQAPTDRTPFYAKMDFGPVLNWTYQVTKDNIANKGIAVRVDAGPGGIARGRAWMLYDHDTMRMAAAWTGEGFIDWKGIAFDGSHQTHSSIVGKVIGSTPEGPGWANPTTGDWTDPRPPMRDGRRYGPLPRSWTQLRGVYLHGDQAVVSYTVGEVSVLDKPGLVDARGRQAFTRTLNVGSCDRPMALRIAAVEPGLNLALRGQGGSIAERDGFHVLTLPPSTSPRLLKVYFGRMANASIAPLAAADETPLDLANFVHGGPARWALTLNTQATIGTPDGAFAVDTLTLPDINPWNSFLRVGGFDFLPGGKRAAMCTWNGDVWTVDGLSEKPSNLKWRRIATGLFQPLGLKVVNGDIYLCCRDQIAILRDLNGDGETDFVQCFNNDHQVTPHFHEFAMGLQVDDAGNFYYAKSARHALPAVVPQHGTLLRVSPDGGRTDIIATGFRAANGVCLNPDGTFFVTDQEGHWTPKNRINHVVPDGGFFGNMFSGAGFTDPSDSAMRQPLCWITNAKDRSPAELLWVPRGTWGPLAGSLLNTSYGYGRVYVVPHETINGQMQGGVVELPIDDFPAGIVRARFHPTEGQLYACGLTAWATNCKTPGGFYRMRYTGQAANLPVSIRAVAEGMAVTFTEPINDKSAGDASRFQLKTWHLERSQKYGSAHLDEKPSKIVRTRLLDEKTVLIEIDGFAPTQCYELRYELIDTNGKTFTGSVHGTIHALGAKAPAP comes from the coding sequence ATGGTCGCAAGCTTTCGAGCAGTGGCGTCGGGCATTTCCACACTCTTACTGATCTGCGGTGTCACCGTCGGCCAAGTTGTGCTGCCGCCGGCCCGAACGGTGCAGGAAACACAGGAGCCGGTCTTCGCAGGGTTCGCTGCTCAACCGCAGGAGCAGATCCTGGAGCATCCGCGACCGGTGGCCAACTTTCGCCTTCACCTGGAATACCGGCTACCGGGACCCACAGCTGCACTTGAAGTTCGCACCGGCCCCGCACCCGCCCTGGTCCTGCCGTCGGGTGACGCTGGCGCTTGGCGGGTGCTTGAATTGCAATTCGAACACCTTCCCGATCAGGCCGCCTCGCTACTGGCTGAGGTGGACGGAAAGATCATCTCCGACATCCCGGTCATACCCGACTCAAAGAAGCCTAGGGGAAAGGGAAAGGGCAACAGCGAAGCCCAGATTCCCGGAGGCATCGCCGGCGTTCCGGCGCGACTTTCAATCGTTACGCGCGGCAATGCCGAGATACGCCAGGCGTGGCTGCAACCTCTGGGCGACACGCCGCACGCATCGTTGATCGCGTCTTGGAATGAAGAAAGTCTGAAGCGAGGCAAGGAAGTCTTCACCTCGCTTTGTGCGACGTGTCACGGCTCGCCGACGGTCGAAGGGTCGATGCCTACGTCGCGGAAGTTTCACGCCGAGCCGTTCAAGAATGGCACCGACCCCTACCGGCTCTTCCAGACGATCACCAGCGGCTACGGGCAGATGGTCCCCCTGCCGGTTCCGCCGGAGGATCGCTATGCGGCGATGCAATACCTTCGGGAGGAAGTGCTGAAGCCGCTGAATCCGACACAGCATTTCGCAGTGGACGCGGCCTACCTTGCCAGCCTGCCGCGGGCGATGCGCACCCTGCCGAAACAGGCCCCCACAGACCGGACGCCGTTTTATGCGAAGATGGACTTCGGGCCGGTACTGAACTGGACCTACCAGGTCACGAAGGACAACATCGCGAACAAGGGGATCGCAGTTCGGGTGGACGCCGGGCCCGGAGGAATCGCCAGGGGCCGCGCCTGGATGCTTTACGATCACGACACCATGCGAATGGCCGCCGCATGGACTGGAGAGGGTTTCATCGACTGGAAGGGGATCGCGTTCGATGGCTCGCATCAGACCCATTCGAGCATCGTGGGCAAAGTGATTGGCTCAACCCCGGAGGGCCCCGGCTGGGCCAACCCGACGACCGGAGACTGGACCGACCCGCGTCCGCCGATGCGCGACGGACGTCGATACGGCCCGCTTCCCCGCTCCTGGACGCAGCTTCGAGGTGTCTATCTTCACGGTGACCAAGCCGTCGTCAGTTACACGGTGGGCGAAGTATCGGTCCTCGACAAGCCGGGACTCGTTGACGCCCGTGGGCGTCAGGCCTTCACGCGAACATTGAACGTGGGGAGCTGCGACCGCCCCATGGCGTTGCGCATCGCGGCCGTCGAGCCGGGCCTGAACTTGGCCCTTCGCGGACAAGGCGGAAGCATCGCTGAACGCGACGGCTTCCACGTGCTCACCCTCCCGCCATCCACTTCACCGCGGTTGCTCAAGGTCTATTTCGGCAGGATGGCCAACGCGTCGATCGCCCCCCTCGCGGCGGCAGACGAGACCCCGCTGGACCTTGCCAATTTTGTCCATGGCGGACCGGCGCGGTGGGCTCTGACGCTCAACACGCAGGCGACCATCGGCACGCCCGACGGTGCTTTTGCTGTCGATACGCTCACGCTTCCGGACATCAATCCCTGGAACAGCTTTCTACGCGTTGGCGGATTCGACTTTCTTCCCGGTGGAAAGCGTGCGGCAATGTGCACCTGGAATGGCGACGTCTGGACCGTTGACGGGCTGAGCGAGAAACCATCAAACCTGAAGTGGCGGCGCATTGCCACCGGATTGTTCCAGCCGCTGGGACTGAAGGTCGTCAACGGCGACATCTATCTCTGCTGCCGCGACCAGATCGCCATCCTCCGCGACCTTAACGGCGACGGCGAAACCGATTTCGTCCAATGCTTCAATAACGATCATCAGGTGACTCCCCATTTCCATGAGTTTGCGATGGGTCTGCAGGTCGATGACGCCGGCAACTTCTACTACGCCAAGTCCGCCCGCCACGCGCTACCCGCCGTCGTCCCGCAGCATGGAACACTGCTCCGGGTCAGCCCCGACGGTGGACGAACCGACATCATCGCGACCGGTTTCCGCGCGGCCAATGGCGTATGCCTCAACCCCGACGGGACGTTCTTTGTCACTGACCAGGAGGGACACTGGACGCCGAAGAACCGCATCAATCATGTCGTCCCTGACGGCGGATTCTTCGGCAATATGTTCTCGGGCGCTGGGTTCACCGATCCGAGCGACAGCGCCATGCGCCAGCCCCTCTGCTGGATCACCAACGCAAAAGACCGCAGCCCGGCCGAGTTGCTCTGGGTCCCGCGCGGAACGTGGGGGCCGCTCGCCGGTTCGCTGCTGAACACCAGCTATGGCTACGGCAGGGTCTATGTCGTCCCCCACGAAACGATCAACGGGCAGATGCAGGGCGGCGTGGTCGAGCTGCCCATCGACGACTTTCCCGCCGGCATCGTCCGGGCCCGCTTCCATCCGACGGAAGGACAGCTCTACGCCTGCGGACTGACCGCCTGGGCGACCAACTGCAAAACACCGGGCGGGTTCTATCGGATGCGCTACACGGGGCAGGCAGCAAACCTTCCGGTATCGATCCGGGCCGTGGCCGAGGGGATGGCCGTAACCTTTACGGAGCCCATCAATGACAAGTCGGCCGGCGACGCCTCGCGATTTCAGTTGAAAACCTGGCACCTCGAGCGTAGCCAGAAGTACGGTTCAGCCCACCTGGACGAGAAGCCCTCAAAGATCGTGCGTACACGGCTTCTGGACGAGAAGACGGTTCTGATTGAGATCGACGGCTTTGCGCCCACCCAGTGCTACGAGTTGCGTTATGAGCTGATCGACACGAATGGCAAGACCTTCACCGGCAGCGTTCACGGCACTATTCACGCGCTGGGTGCCAAGGCGCCGGCGCCCTAA
- a CDS encoding sulfatase family protein: protein MIRGLAAVFLLVLTLGPANAVAATPNIVYILADDLGYGDVQCLNPQRGRIKTPHLDRLASEGMTFTDAHSGSSVCTPTRYGLLTGRYAWRTRLQNGVLDGTDDPPLIADNRLTVATLLKQQGYATACIGKWHLGFTSEPPSKPGSVDAAKPQPGRKAAGEKAGFGGKGLPVGSRIVGGPITRGFDYFWGCSNARTMSGLIENDRVIETIEPVTMLPRLEERAVAYIDERTPDAKSGKPFFLYLPLTSPHTPILPSAQWQGKSGLGDYGDFVMQTDAVVGRVLAQLERNGLARDTLVIFTADNGCSPQAGTKKLEEQGHFASAAYRGYKADIWEGGHRVPFFVRWPDKVKPASQSSQLICHVDFLATCAELLAVKLPASAGEDSVSILPALLGTDRTPLREAVVHHSINGRFSIRQGPWKLEFCGGSGGWGKPGDAEARKLGLPDLQLYDLSADSGEQKNLAASHPEVVARLSELMRLYVDSGRSTPGDKQSNDVGVKVLKAAGPALKE from the coding sequence ATGATTCGCGGATTGGCAGCGGTATTTTTACTCGTTCTGACACTCGGCCCGGCGAATGCCGTGGCCGCAACGCCGAACATTGTCTACATCCTGGCCGATGACCTTGGCTACGGCGATGTGCAGTGCCTCAATCCACAACGGGGAAGGATCAAGACGCCGCACCTGGACAGGCTTGCATCCGAGGGCATGACCTTCACCGACGCCCATAGTGGTTCGTCCGTCTGCACGCCTACCCGATACGGATTGCTGACCGGGCGTTACGCGTGGCGAACACGGCTTCAGAACGGCGTTCTTGACGGCACCGACGACCCGCCATTGATTGCCGACAATCGCCTGACCGTGGCGACCCTGCTGAAACAACAGGGATACGCGACCGCCTGCATCGGTAAGTGGCATCTCGGTTTCACATCCGAACCCCCTTCCAAACCCGGTTCGGTCGATGCAGCCAAACCTCAGCCAGGGAGGAAGGCCGCCGGCGAGAAAGCCGGCTTTGGCGGCAAGGGACTGCCTGTCGGGTCCAGAATCGTCGGCGGACCCATCACGCGGGGCTTCGACTACTTCTGGGGCTGTTCCAACGCCCGCACCATGTCGGGTCTGATCGAGAACGATCGGGTCATTGAAACCATCGAACCCGTCACCATGCTGCCGCGGCTCGAAGAAAGGGCAGTGGCGTACATCGACGAGCGCACACCGGACGCCAAATCAGGCAAGCCGTTCTTCCTGTACCTGCCGCTGACATCACCGCACACGCCCATCCTGCCTTCGGCCCAATGGCAAGGGAAAAGCGGCCTTGGGGATTACGGTGATTTTGTCATGCAGACCGATGCGGTGGTCGGGAGGGTGTTGGCTCAACTCGAGCGTAACGGGCTGGCCCGCGACACGCTGGTCATCTTCACCGCCGACAACGGCTGCTCCCCACAGGCCGGAACCAAAAAGCTCGAAGAACAGGGCCATTTCGCCAGCGCCGCATACCGAGGCTACAAGGCCGACATCTGGGAAGGCGGCCATCGCGTGCCGTTCTTCGTCCGGTGGCCGGACAAGGTCAAGCCCGCCTCGCAGAGTTCCCAACTGATCTGCCATGTCGACTTTCTGGCAACCTGCGCCGAGTTGCTCGCCGTCAAGTTGCCCGCCAGCGCCGGCGAAGATAGCGTCAGCATCCTCCCGGCACTTCTTGGAACCGACCGAACCCCACTGCGTGAGGCGGTCGTCCACCACAGCATCAACGGCAGGTTCTCCATCCGACAGGGCCCTTGGAAGCTGGAGTTCTGCGGCGGTTCCGGCGGATGGGGCAAACCCGGCGATGCCGAGGCACGAAAGCTAGGATTGCCCGATCTGCAGCTTTACGACCTCTCGGCCGACAGTGGAGAACAGAAGAACCTGGCGGCGAGCCATCCTGAGGTCGTCGCCCGACTTTCCGAACTGATGCGGCTTTACGTGGATTCAGGACGCAGCACGCCGGGAGATAAACAATCGAACGATGTCGGCGTTAAGGTTCTCAAGGCCGCCGGACCTGCCCTGAAGGAATGA
- a CDS encoding sulfatase-like hydrolase/transferase, whose translation MSKHLISLAVLVLFCIPVRGAERPNVLFLFADDQRADTIAALGNPVIKTPNLDRLVRSGLSFNHAYMQGGLSGATCVPSRAMLLSGKSLFRIDEKLMRDETWPAAFGRSGYTTFVTGKWHNGVPSIGRSFQSARAIFAGGMTNPMQAKLSDLSEGKLTPAALAPKHACEVFADEAIRFLKNQQSGPFFCYVPFDAPHDPHVVPSDFPVHYDPKLMPLPANFRPLHAWDNGEMTIRDEQLLSWPRKESAVREMNAEYYRYISYLDLQIGRVLDALAASPHAKNTIVVFAADSGVARGSHGLIGKQNVYEHSMRVPLVVSGPGIAAGARTDAMCYLFDVLPTLGKLSGVPAPAHSEGIDFSPTLSDPSKAARPQLMLGYKKVQRAVRDSQWKLIRYPLIDRTQLFDLKADPDEITNLAEKPEHAAKVTELMALLAKEQQHFGDEAPLRVERPTPADWSPPAKGAGKKSKADAVE comes from the coding sequence ATGTCCAAACATCTGATCTCGCTGGCGGTTCTGGTCCTGTTCTGTATCCCGGTCCGTGGGGCAGAGCGGCCGAACGTTCTGTTCCTCTTTGCCGACGACCAGCGGGCCGACACGATCGCCGCACTCGGCAATCCGGTGATCAAGACGCCGAACCTCGACCGGCTCGTTCGAAGCGGGCTGTCGTTCAATCATGCCTATATGCAAGGCGGACTGAGCGGCGCGACCTGTGTGCCGTCGCGGGCGATGCTGCTCTCGGGTAAGTCGCTTTTTCGCATCGACGAAAAACTGATGCGCGACGAGACCTGGCCCGCCGCCTTCGGTCGCTCCGGCTACACCACCTTCGTTACGGGTAAATGGCATAACGGGGTCCCCTCGATCGGCAGGAGCTTTCAGTCTGCCCGGGCCATCTTCGCCGGCGGAATGACCAACCCGATGCAGGCGAAGCTGAGCGATCTGTCCGAAGGCAAGCTCACGCCGGCCGCGCTTGCCCCCAAACACGCGTGCGAAGTCTTCGCCGACGAAGCGATTCGGTTTCTAAAGAATCAGCAGTCCGGCCCGTTTTTCTGCTATGTGCCTTTCGACGCGCCTCACGATCCACATGTCGTCCCGAGCGACTTCCCGGTGCACTACGACCCCAAGCTGATGCCGCTGCCGGCCAATTTTCGGCCCCTGCACGCCTGGGATAACGGCGAGATGACCATCCGCGATGAGCAGCTCTTGTCCTGGCCGCGCAAGGAGTCGGCCGTCCGCGAGATGAACGCCGAGTACTACCGGTACATCTCGTATCTCGATCTGCAGATCGGCCGCGTTCTGGATGCGTTGGCGGCGTCGCCACATGCGAAGAACACGATCGTTGTTTTCGCCGCCGACTCGGGCGTCGCCCGCGGCAGCCACGGGCTGATCGGCAAACAGAACGTCTACGAGCATTCGATGCGGGTACCGCTGGTGGTATCGGGGCCGGGCATCGCGGCCGGTGCACGGACCGACGCGATGTGCTACCTGTTCGATGTGCTGCCGACGCTCGGAAAACTGTCAGGTGTACCGGCACCCGCGCACAGCGAAGGCATCGATTTCAGCCCAACGCTGTCCGACCCGTCCAAGGCGGCACGGCCACAACTGATGCTCGGCTACAAGAAGGTTCAGCGTGCGGTCCGCGATTCTCAGTGGAAGCTCATTCGATATCCCCTGATCGACCGAACGCAACTCTTCGATCTGAAAGCCGATCCCGACGAAATCACCAACCTCGCCGAGAAGCCAGAGCACGCCGCGAAAGTGACCGAGCTGATGGCGCTGCTGGCCAAAGAGCAACAGCACTTCGGCGATGAAGCGCCGCTTCGCGTCGAACGTCCAACCCCGGCCGACTGGTCGCCGCCGGCCAAGGGGGCTGGGAAGAAGTCCAAGGCGGATGCAGTCGAATGA